The following DNA comes from Lemur catta isolate mLemCat1 chromosome 19, mLemCat1.pri, whole genome shotgun sequence.
TGTTCTCAGCTGTTTCCTTTTAGCCCTTCATTCATGCCTCCTATCCCTGTTTGCCCCTTCCCATTTCTTAAGGCCTCCGTGACCCCGCTCTGCTTCTTCTCCTTTGGTCCCCCACGCCCCATAGGTAGGCCTCTTATCTGTCTCAGGCTTGTCAGTGGGCTCCTACTACCATGGACCTTTTGTTCGGGCGCCGGAAGACGCCAGAGGAACTGCTGCGGCAGAACCAGCGGGCCCTGAACCGCGCCATGCGGGAGCTGGACCGCGAGCGACAAAAGCTAGAGacccaggaaaagaaaatcattgcAGACATCAAGAAGATGGCTAAACAGGGCCAGATGGTGAGTTCGGATAGTCAGGGGCAAGGTGCCATCACTCAGGCACTGCTGTAGTAGCAGTAAACAAGACAGATAGGACCCCAAAAGACAGGTGCTTCAAGGAAAATGAACGAAGGGCGAGTGGAGCTTTCCTCATTTCGGGGTCTGGAAGACCACCTCCAAGGAAGTGATAGGAGAGCCAAGGTTTGAGTGAGGCCAAGTGGGACTGCAGATCTGGGCAGGGGAGTGTGTCAAGCAAACAGAGCAGCTAATGTCAGATGAGAGAGCCTCAGCAAAATGGCAGGCCACTGGTGAGCTTCAAGGGTTAGGCACAGGCCTGACAACTCAGAATTGTGGACCATAGTGGGAAATGAGTTGAAAGGTTAACCACAAGGCTGTAAGAAGCCAAAGACAGCCAGAACCAGTAAGGAAACCATTGAGAAAGAACAGACCGTTAAATGGGTAACAGGGTTTTTGCCTATACAACTGGGCAGGAGGTGCCATTTCTTGGAATGGGCAAGGATTCAACAGCTCAGTCTTGGATAGGTTTGTATGTAATTCTGGATAGCATCAAGGTGTGAACCTGTGTCAGGCAGCGTTAAGaggcagattttttttgtttaggCTGGGGATAGAAATTGAGGAATTTTGTTGAGTCAAGGGAGTGACGTATAGCAGTGAGCCCAGGCCTACCCGCCAGCATTTAGGGATCAAGAGTTAAGGACCTTACAAAGGAGTCCAGGGAGTGGTGGCCCATGAGGTAGGAGGGTGAGTCAGGAAGAGGGAGTAATGACTATTGCCTTAACCCACATAAGGTCTCTGGAGACTTCAGTGACAATGGTGGAATGGGGGCAACACAACTGCACCATTGCAGTGTCCTTGATACCCTTGTCTACTCCACAGGATGCTGTGCGCATTATGGCAAAAGACCTGGTGCGCACCCGGCGCTATGTGCGCAAGTTTGTGTTGATGCGGGCCAACATCCAGGCTGTGTCCCTCAAGATCCAGACACTGAAGTCAAACAACTCAATGGCACAAGCCATGAAAGGTGTCACCAAGGCCATGGGCACCATGAACAGACAGGTAGATTTCTCCTAatcccctcttcccaccccacctgACCCATGACTACCAGTCTGACACTCCCCCTTTCAGCTGAAATTGCCCCAGATTCAGAAGATCATGATGGAGTTTGAGCGGCAGGCAGAGATCATGGACATGAAGGAAGAGATGATGAACGATGCCATCGATGATGCAATGGGTGAcgaggaagatgaagaggagaGGTATGGGGTAACTGAGATGTTTGCCTTGCCCTCACTATCGCATATAGCTCTCACAAGAGGTTCCTTATCTCTTCCCTAGTGATGCTGTTGTGTCCCAGGTCCTGGATGAGCTGGGACTGAGCCTAACAGATGAGCTGTCAAGTGAGTGCCCCAAAAAGGAGGTTCCActtcccaccccaggcccagcaACAGCCCAACTGTCCCTCTCCCCACATTACTCCCATTTCCCtacccctccctttctccctacAGACCTCCCCTCAACTGGAGGCTCACTCAGTGTGGCTGCTGGTGGGAAAAAAGCAGAGGCTGCAGCCTCAGCCCTGGCTGATGCTGACGCAGACCTGGAGGAGCGGCTTAAGAATCTGCGGAGGGACTGACTGCCCCCACCACTCGAGGGGTACCAGTGGATGCCCAGGATTGTTACCAAGACCCCTCtgtaataaaagaaattgaacaCTAGTTTCTGGGCCTGTGTAACTACTAGCCTCATGTGGGACCAGGCTGGTGTCCCTGGGGTTTAAGAACAGGAGTTACTTGGGCAGAGCTCAGTAAAGCAGCACTTGGCGTAAGCTAAATACCAGATTAGTTggagtttggggttaggggtaacaAATCAAGTCCACCTGGGATGTTCAGGGCTTGGTGGCTTAAGGTCAGCTGTGCACCTAGTTCCAGCACCCATTCCCAGCCTCTACTCCCAACATGGTGAGCTCCTCCAAACACCTTGGGAGTCTAAGCCCCCATGTGCCAGGTTGCAGTGCCCAACACTGGTCCAGCGATGGGTTACCAAGAACACTTGAGGATGGTCCAGGCCAGCAAATGGGGGCAAGGGGTGGCCAGTCTAACTTGGGGTTCCCACTGAGGCTCAGCTGGAGAGTAGCCAAGAGTCATTAAGACAGGAATAATAGTGTCAGTTGTTTCAGCAAGGAACGATGACAAGGACAAAACTGTACCTGGGAGGTCTCTGATGAGAAATAGCTGATAAGAGTGGCCACTGAACCTGAGGGGCCTCACCCTGCCTACCCATCCACAAGATTCCTGACAACCTCTATTATGTGCATCCTTTACCATGCCTGACCCTCCCAACACCAATAAAGGTCCAGGAAGGATGTTCTTCCTCACTCCCTAGGCATCCACAAAGGTTCAGGCAGGCTGGGGGCAAAAGTCTCTCAGGGCCACCAGTGCTTGATGAGGGTGAGGTGATGCAGTCAGAGACCAGGCCCCAAGACTGCAGCCCCCAACCAGCCAGAGCCTGAAGAACTGGTGAAGTTTTTATTAAATCCACAGAAGTAAAAACCATTTATCGTGTGGGACTTGGGGATGGGGCCACCAGGGAGTGGGAGTCAGGCCAccagaggggtgggggtggggtgacagGACAGAGAACAGAACCAGGCTGGGCTGGCCAAGGGGGACCCAGCCTCAGGGGCCATCACCAGGGCCACCAGACAGCTCCTGGGAGCTCAGGCCAGCACCAGGCAGGCTCAGCGGCGGGGGCTCCACCAGCACAGCAGAGAACTTGGTGTCACCGAAGGCCTCATTCATGCGCGTCTCGAAGAAGCGCTGCAGGCCGATGATGGACTGCACGTCCGCCTTGTCCTGGGCCAAGCAGGGATGTGGTGGGTAGGTGGGTCCTGGCTCTTTCACAATATCCACCTGCCCACAGCCCCCCATTCCACAGGCTCACCTCAGTCAACTTATTGAACTGCTTGAACATGCGGCCCACATCCTGGGCAAACTCCTGGGGGGAACTGTAAGGGGGTGACAACTTCTCCTGGAGACGGGCACGGATGAGGGTCAGATCCAGGGTGCCACCAGGTTGGTCCTGCAGGCAGAGACCACATATACAGGTTGAGGGTGAGGCCCAGCAGTCACCaccccttcttctctctcctgtccTAGGACTCACCAAGGAGAAGGTAGAGTCGGTAGCCAGCTGATGCAGGGGGCGGCAAGGTTCATGACAGAACAGGGCCAGCAGGACACGCTCACATTTCTATAGACAGTGCAACAAATGTCACAGTTCTGGGCAATCCCATCAAACCTACAGCTACCCCAACCTGAGCAGCCCCGGCCCTCACCCGCTGGTTGGCTGGTGAGAGCTTGGCCACCACACCACTGCTGTCTGAGTCCAGGCTGAGGTTGCCATCCTCCTCCTTCAGGTCAGGGAGCACATGGCAGAGTGAGCAGCTCCACTCCTCCCTGGGAGGAAGAGTAAAGGGCTGCACAggaccctgcccagccccttATGCTCTGCCCAGACCCCACCCAGCCTTGCACTCACCCTGGCACATcctgcagggcaggcaggtggcagTCTAAATGGAAGCAAAACTCACACTGGTTGCACATGACCAGGTCACCTGGCTTCTGACAGACGCGGCAAATGGTGGCACTGTCATCCAGGGTGCCTGGGCCACCACCTGGGGCCGAGGTACCCTCAGGAGCCACCACCTCCAGGCCTGAGCTGGTGCTGCCACTAGGTGAGGCCAGGCGGGGGCCCTCAGCACCAGCACCCTCTGCCAGAGCCATCAGCACAGGTTTGGTCTCAGGGCCTTCAGTGGCAGCAGGAGGGGCTCCAATGGcagcctctgtctcctcctcctgcaAGGTGATAAGGGAAGAGTGTTGTTCAACAGGGTCCAGACCTGGGTGACAGCTGTCATCCTGTAATCATGGTTCCCTCGGTCAGGCTCACCTTGACGATGGCCATGCCAGGTAACGGTGGGGCACCAGGAGTTCCTGGGGGCGCAGTCCCGGGCTggccagcagctgcagcagcagcgcCCCGCTCAATAACAATAAGATTGTAGTCCTCGGTGGTGCTGCCCGGGAAGACCTTGAAGACTGGGGGCTGGCTGTCAGCCGTGAGGTCCAGGTCCAGGCGTTCAAGGCTCACTCGTGGCACCTTGCGCATGAGGCCGCTCACCTCACCCTCACCCGAGCGGGATCTGTAGGTGCAACTTGATGTGAACCCTTACCCTCCATCTATCCCCATCCCTACCTATCTTCCACCCTAGGGAACTGCCACACTCACCGCTTCACGCCTGACACGTGGGGCTCTGCACTTGAGTAGGGATCATCTgcttagaagacagaaaaaagtgACCAGCAAGTTGGGATGAACACAGCACACTTACTAAGGCCTTCCACACCCACTAGGCAGACCCGCTCACCTGACCCGAAGCCATAGCCTTCCTGTACCTCCATGAGCTGCAAACAGAGAACAGGTGGCCCTCAGTGGGGTAGGAACCCCATGGgacctcctgccctgccccctcctttcCTGGCTCTTCTCCCCTGCTCACCTGGCCACTGCCAGAGCCCTGCTTGCTCAGGGTCCCTGGGGCTCTCGGAGGAGCCATGGGTGCAGGGCCCGTTGAGTTGGTGCCAGGACGCTCTGCCACAATCTTCCCTGTGAGAAGAAAATAGCATTAAGTATGTGCAGCACCTAGGGTGGTAACACAGTAGAGCTGGGGCAAAAGACGGACCCACCAAAGGCCTCAGCACTCTTGGTCCAGGCGTTGAGATCCCACTGAAACTTCATCTCGCCATGTGGCTCAACGGGATCCACGATCATCTTGAGGGCCCGGTGCAGCTGGAAGTAGATCTGGTGGGGTGGGGCAACAGCACACCAAGAAATGAATAAGGTTCCAGGGAGCTGGGGGCCACCCACTGGAGCCTACCACCTGGGAGCCCAGAAGTACACACCAACTTCTTAGAAAGCAGTAGGGCTGTGTTGTTGTCACTCTCCAGAGCCCAAGAGGCAAAGCGCAGGATGTGCTCCTGGTGCTTCTGGATCTTGGTCATGGTCCAGTGCTGCCGCTCCAGGCGTTCCTGCTGCCCCTCAGTCACCTTCTGCAATTGCAAAGGGTGCACTATCAGCAAGGAGGACAGAGTACCAGAATCCCTCCCCACTCTGGAAAGTGTCAGGAACCAGCAGAGGGGGCCCCGGGACCTTCTTGCCAACCCAAGGCTTACCTGGGCATCATTAACTAGTACACGGCCCCGCTTGTTCAGTTCCTTCATGATCTGCAGGATGGCCATCTTGACATCCACCTGCACACGCTTCTGTACATCAGACACCTGGCGGATCctagggggcagggcagggcaggtcaAGCTGAGCAGGGTCTCGCCTAGAACCACCCCCACAGCCCTGGCACCCATACTTACGAGCTGCGAACCTCCTTGGTGCTCTTCTGCAATGTTGCATGTTTGTCCCCAAGGCGCTTCACCAGTGAGGCCAGGAGCTTTCGCTGGTTCCTCACTGCATCCTCTAGGAACTGGTACCTGAGAGAAGACAGAGATGGGCCTGGGTGCTGAACCTGGAAACAggtcccacccacccaccatgcCTTGGGACTCACTGGTGGTCCTTGTGGGCATTAAGCTGGCAGTCTCGACAGGTGAGAGTGTCACAGCTCTCACAGAACAGCACAAGGGGTTCATGCTTGTGTACGTTGCAATAGACAGTACGCTCACCATCCCGAGATTTGGCCGGCCCTAGGGAGTGCAAACCGTAAGGCTGGACCTTGTCCTTGGCCACCCACAACTCAGGCAGCAGATAGAGCTTGGGGCCTCATTTCCACCCTTTCCTGCAACCTTGGGCCACCTACTGGGAAGACCTACAGGATACATGGTAGTGGCCAGGGCAAAGCACAGGCCTACAAATCCAGATCTTTGCTCCTAGAATCTCTTGCACCAGCTTAGCAAAGAGAAACATCCCCAGttccttccagcttctggtggtgaCAGCATAAAGGATAAGGGTGACAGCCTGTGGCAAAAAAAGATTATTCCCATGCCCTCTAGTGAATACTTCTCCAAGTGGGGAAACTCAGAAttctgcctacaaaccactctCCACCTGAAACCCTTTCTCCTCTGTTCATGGTAACCTCTCTACTAACAAAACTCCAGGGTATCTTCCAATCCAAGGGCCCAGAAGAAATCTTACAGAGTCTTCTCAGACTGGTAAAAATGAGATGTCAGACCAGGACCCTCAGAATGGTATCAGGCCCCTTCTCTGGAGCAGGATCCAGGTGCTCAGAATAATGCCACAGAAGACCAATACACCAGTAACCTCCAAAGCCTGTTTCTACACTAAAAGCTGATCAGGCACGTTGGTCCCCAATGGACCAAACAAACCTGTAACATGTAGTGTCAGGACACAGGTAAGCCAGGCCTTGGCTTCCCCAATGCCACCCATTCCTGCACCCTACCTTTGCCTGCAAGCTCTGGAATGTAAGGCACCCTGTAGACCTCTGCCCATCCTCCTGGTTCCTCAGGcaccacagccaccacctccaTCCCCATCTTCCCACCAATGCTGTCCAGTGGGATGGGAGGAATCACAGCACAGCTACCTCAGGAGACTCTCAAGTCTCTTTCCACACCAAAGACAGCCCAAAAAAAACTGTAAATACCTAACTAACCTTTGGATAGGTTGCTAACAAGTCATAGCTAACACAAACTTCCAGAACTCACCATCACTGACAATTCAAGGAGACATGTAAAGATTGTCAAGAAGCCCTGTCCTGAAGTGTCACAGTCCAGAGAAGAATCTTAAGCCAGGTACCAGAGAACCCCAGATCTGGTAAGCTCCTCACAtcatgcctttttttcctttcctgcatACACTGAGCCCTCCACCACCAGGACCCTGAGAGCTTCCCCCATGAGCCTCCTGGAACCCTCTGTACCCCTGCAGCATGCCAAGGTGTCCTGTGCCTCCCCTGCTCATGGCCTTTCCCCTCCCAGCTAGAACCCCAGAGACTGCACAACAGAACCCCAGACTCCCTGCTTTTGGAGTTCAGCCTATAGACCGTTCAGATGGCACCCCTTAGAGAATAACTCTAAGACCCATCCATCAGACTCAACCAATATTATAACAAGCTCAAGGCACATATAGGAGAACATCTGCAACAGCGGCCTAGGCCTCACATACCAGTGGAACGCACAGTGTGGTCCTTGGTGTACTTCACTCGCTGGTGCGCCTCCACACAAGTCTCACACAGCGGCTCAGAGCACTCCACGCAGTAGCTGGTGGCCGGTGCATTATCCTCACAGC
Coding sequences within:
- the CHMP2A gene encoding charged multivesicular body protein 2a isoform X1, with translation MDLLFGRRKTPEELLRQNQRALNRAMRELDRERQKLETQEKKIIADIKKMAKQGQMDAVRIMAKDLVRTRRYVRKFVLMRANIQAVSLKIQTLKSNNSMAQAMKGVTKAMGTMNRQLKLPQIQKIMMEFERQAEIMDMKEEMMNDAIDDAMGDEEDEEESDAVVSQVLDELGLSLTDELSSECPKKEVPLPTPGPATAQLSLSPHYSHFPTPPFLPTDLPSTGGSLSVAAGGKKAEAAASALADADADLEERLKNLRRD
- the CHMP2A gene encoding charged multivesicular body protein 2a isoform X2; the encoded protein is MDLLFGRRKTPEELLRQNQRALNRAMRELDRERQKLETQEKKIIADIKKMAKQGQMDAVRIMAKDLVRTRRYVRKFVLMRANIQAVSLKIQTLKSNNSMAQAMKGVTKAMGTMNRQLKLPQIQKIMMEFERQAEIMDMKEEMMNDAIDDAMGDEEDEEESDAVVSQVLDELGLSLTDELSNLPSTGGSLSVAAGGKKAEAAASALADADADLEERLKNLRRD
- the TRIM28 gene encoding transcription intermediary factor 1-beta; protein product: MAASAAAAASAAAASAASGSPGSGEGSAGGEKRTAASSAAASASASSPAGGGGEALELLEHCGVCRERLRPEREPRLLPCLHSACSACLGPAAPAAANSSGDGGAAGDGAVVDCPVCKQQCFSKDIVENYFMRDSGSKAATDAQDANQCCTSCEDNAPATSYCVECSEPLCETCVEAHQRVKYTKDHTVRSTGPAKSRDGERTVYCNVHKHEPLVLFCESCDTLTCRDCQLNAHKDHQYQFLEDAVRNQRKLLASLVKRLGDKHATLQKSTKEVRSSIRQVSDVQKRVQVDVKMAILQIMKELNKRGRVLVNDAQKVTEGQQERLERQHWTMTKIQKHQEHILRFASWALESDNNTALLLSKKLIYFQLHRALKMIVDPVEPHGEMKFQWDLNAWTKSAEAFGKIVAERPGTNSTGPAPMAPPRAPGTLSKQGSGSGQLMEVQEGYGFGSDDPYSSAEPHVSGVKRSRSGEGEVSGLMRKVPRVSLERLDLDLTADSQPPVFKVFPGSTTEDYNLIVIERGAAAAAAGQPGTAPPGTPGAPPLPGMAIVKEEETEAAIGAPPAATEGPETKPVLMALAEGAGAEGPRLASPSGSTSSGLEVVAPEGTSAPGGGPGTLDDSATICRVCQKPGDLVMCNQCEFCFHLDCHLPALQDVPGEEWSCSLCHVLPDLKEEDGNLSLDSDSSGVVAKLSPANQRKCERVLLALFCHEPCRPLHQLATDSTFSLDQPGGTLDLTLIRARLQEKLSPPYSSPQEFAQDVGRMFKQFNKLTEDKADVQSIIGLQRFFETRMNEAFGDTKFSAVLVEPPPLSLPGAGLSSQELSGGPGDGP